The following proteins are encoded in a genomic region of Iodidimonas sp. SYSU 1G8:
- a CDS encoding 4Fe-4S binding protein: protein MTYVISNACIDVKDMSCMEVCPVDCIYQEDEDRMVYIEPEQCIDCGVCVSACPVGAIFADHEIPPAAKDFIEINALWFQDKDAARAQAAERAGTSI from the coding sequence ATGACCTACGTAATCAGCAACGCCTGCATCGACGTCAAAGACATGTCCTGCATGGAAGTCTGCCCGGTGGATTGCATCTACCAGGAAGACGAGGACCGGATGGTTTATATCGAGCCGGAGCAGTGCATCGATTGCGGCGTCTGCGTCTCCGCCTGTCCCGTGGGCGCGATCTTCGCCGACCACGAGATTCCCCCGGCAGCCAAGGATTTCATCGAAATCAACGCCCTGTGGTTCCAGGACAAGGACGCCGCGCGCGCCCAGGCAGCCGAACGCGCCGGCACCAGTATCTGA